A section of the Oryza sativa Japonica Group chromosome 1, ASM3414082v1 genome encodes:
- the LOC4326042 gene encoding uncharacterized protein, with translation MGRRGAGAGAAVVVVAAFVAAAVASGDTLADLGGAAKGIDSVPEVNNLGPWAKGLLKGMPDSAAGPAEGPIAKYPLVLAEERTRRPDVLDHLRMYGGGWNITNKHYWASVSFTGIAGFVLAAGWFISFGIAVAASCFWKSRIDKENDFHADILRLVLLVVFIFTLTAGSVILFCGQSKFGQEATSTVDFVVNQSDFTIQTLRNVTDYLSLAKTISVAALYLPSDVQGQIDNLKVDLNKAADTISQKTSENYRRIRKVLHNLSVALICIAALMPVLAFLGYVLELYGQRSTVYVFVTLCWTVVATLFILLGIFLILNSAAKDTCEAMDEWAQHPQAETALSNILPCVDESTTNQTLYQSKHVVVILVGIVNRAISALSNRRPHHKHPGQFMPYLCSPYDANLTDRQCKSREVTFDNATTAWLNYTCTVPDSDLCSGPRTITPEIYSQLVLAANVSYALYHYAPLMLNLQDCKFVRNTFSSIASQYCPPIWRDLSLVSAGLALIASGLTLGLLLMLFADRPQREEVSELPSGSRITPVDCSP, from the exons ATGGGAAgaaggggcgcgggcgcgggcgctgcggtggtggtggtcgcggccttcgtggcggcggccgtggcgtcGGGGGACACGCTCGCCGatctcggcggcgccgccaaggGGATCGACAGCGTGCCAG AAGTGAATAACTTGGGACCATGGGCGAAGGGGCTTCTGAAAGGGATGCCGGACTCGGCGGCAGGGCCAGCAGAGGGCCCCATCGCAAAGTATCCGCTGGTTCTGGCAGAGGAGAGGACGCGGCGGCCGGATGTTCTTGACCACCTTAGGATGTATGGAGGAGGGTGGAACATCACTAACAAGCACTATTGGGCG TCTGTTTCATTCACAGGAATTGCTGGGTTTGTTCTTGCTGCTGGGTGGTTTATTTCGTTTGGAATTGCTGTAGCTGCAAGCTGCTTTTGGAAATCAAGAATAGACAAAGAAAATGATTTTCATGCAGATATACTGCGCCTTGTGTTGCTTGTGGTCTTCATATTTACTTTAAC GGCTGGATCTGTTATCCTCTTTTGTGGACAGAGTAAATTCGGACAAGAAGCTACTAGCACTGTCGATTTTGTTGTGAATCAATCTGATTTCACCATTCAGACGCTAAGGAATGTTACCGATTACTTATCGCTTGCAAAGACAATCAGTGTGGCAGCACTCTATCTTCCTTCAGATGTACAAGGGCAAATTGACAATTTGAAAGTGGACTTAAATAAAGCGGCTGATACTATATCCCAAAAGACATCAGAAAACTACAGAAGGATAAGAAAAGTTCTCCATAACTT GTCAGTTGCTTTGATTTGCATAGCTGCGTTGATGCCTGTTCTTGCATTCTTGGGATATG TTTTGGAGCTGTATGGACAAAGAAGTACAGTTTATGT ATTTGTTACCTTATGCTGGACAGTAGTGGCAACTCTCTTCATTCTTCTAGGGATTTTCCTGATATTGAACAG TGCTGCAAAGGATACCTGTGAAGCAATGGATGAATGGGCACAACATCCTCAAGCAGAGACAGCTCTCAGCAACATCCTTCCATGTGTAGATGAAAGCACAACCAATCAAACCTTGTACCAGAGTAAACATGTTGTGGTAATTCTTGTAGGCATAGTTAATAGGGCTATATCTGCTCTTTCAAATCGAAGGCCACATCATAAACATCCTGGGCAGTTCATGCCTTACCTGTGTTCTCCCTATGATGCGAACCTGACTGATCGGCAGTGCAAGTCTAGGGAGGTCACCTTCGATAATGCAACCACA GCATGGCTGAACTATACATGCACAGTTCCTGACTCAGATTTGTGCTCTGGCCCCAGAACCATAACTCCAGAGATATACAGTCAGCTTGTTTTAGCTGCCAATGTAAGCTATGCTCTGTACCATTATGCCCCTCTCATGCTCAATCTCCAGGACTGCAAGTTCGTCCGCAACACATTCAGCTCCATCGCTTCGCAGTACTGCCCTCCTATATGGCGCGACCTCAGCTTGGTCTCAGCAGGCCTGGCTCTCATTGCCTCTGGCTTAACACTTGGCCTCCTCTTGATGCTTTTTGCGGACCGCCCCCAAAGGGAGGAGGTGTCCGAGCTGCCATCAGGGTCAAGGATCACCCCAGTAGACTGCTCTCCATGA
- the LOC4326043 gene encoding uncharacterized protein encodes MQPAISQFPAAAVRLAGPALPYRRPPQKTTTSVTLRKPAAVRSRRRDDADQFFSGGGGGGVVDEGMIELRRRIHEMRAAESGWEPPAEWAAWEKEWYGSYDADVCALVGAVQAFLMSSRPGVGVGIVAAVAVSVPTTAFVLVSGLLHASQSLLSNLQH; translated from the coding sequence ATGCAACCGGCGATCTCCCaattccccgccgccgccgttcgcctgGCTGGACCGGCGCTCCCATACCGGCGACCACCACAGAAGACGACGACGTCAGTGACATtgaggaagccggcggcggtgaggtcgcggcggcgcgacgacgcggaTCAGTTCttctcgggcggcggcggcggcggggtggtggaCGAGGGGATGATCGAGCTGCGGCGGAGGATCCACGAGAtgagggcggcggagagcgggTGGGAGCCGCCGGCGGAGTGGGCGGCGTGGGAGAAGGAGTGGTACGGGAGCTACGACGCCGACGTGTGCGCGCTGGTGGGCGCCGTGCAGGCCTTCCTCATGAGCTCCCGccccggcgtcggcgtcgggatcgtggcagcggtggcggtgAGCGTTCCGACCACCGCCTTCGTCCTCGTCTCCGGCCTCCTCCATGCCTCCCAGTCTCTCCTCTCCAACCTCCAACACTAG
- the LOC4326045 gene encoding ABC transporter G family member 7 has product MEVRGLGQLLAALAAALFVRAVAGPGPALLPPADDEDSDADPEAGGEGGGVPPVTIRWARITCALKNKRGDVARFLLSNASGEAKSGRLLALMGPSGSGKTTLLNVLAGQLTASPSLHLSGFLYINGRPISEGGYKIAYVRQEDLFFSQLTVRETLSLAAELQLRRTLTPERKESYVNDLLFRLGLVNCADSIVGDAKVRGISGGEKKRLSLACELIASPSIIFADEPTTGLDAFQAEKVMETLRQLAEDGHTVICSIHQPRGSVYGKFDDIVLLSEGEVIYMGPAKEEPLLYFASLGYHCPDHVNPAEFLADLISVDYSSAESVQSSRKRIENLIEEFSNKVAITESNSSLTNPEGSEFSPKLIQKSTTKHRRGWWRQFRLLFKRAWMQAFRDGPTNKVRARMSVASAIIFGSVFWRMGKTQTSIQDRMGLLQVTAINTAMAALTKTVGVFPKERAIVDRERAKGSYALGPYLSSKLLAEIPIGAAFPLIFGSILYPMSKLHPTFSRFAKFCGIVTVESFAASAMGLTVGAMAPTTEAAMALGPSLMTVFIVFGGYYVNPDNTPVIFRWIPKVSLIRWAFQGLCINEFKGLQFEQQHSYDIQTGEQALERFSLGGIRIADTLVAQGRILMFWYWLTYLLLKKNRPKYQQLLPPSEEDQNKQQVKEVK; this is encoded by the exons atgGAGGTCAGGGGTCTGGGCCAGCTCCtggccgcgctcgccgcggcgctgttcgtccgcgccgtcgccggcccgGGCCCGGCGCTCCTCCCtccggccgacgacgaggactcCGACGCCGACCCGGaggccggcggggaaggaggcggCGTGCCTCCGGTGACGATAAGGTGGGCCCGCATCACCTGCGCCCTCAAGAACAAGCGCGGCGACGTG GCGAGGTTTTTGCTGTCAAATGCGTCTGGGGAGGCGAAATCGGGGAGGCTGCTTGCGCTCATGGGGCCATCAGGGTCCGGTAAAACGACTCTGCTCAATGTGCTTGCTGGTCAGCTCACAGCATCACCTTCTTTGCACCTTTCTGGGTTTCTGTACATCAATGGCCGACCTATCTCAGAAGGTGGCTATAA GATTGCTTACGTGAGGCAAGAGGACCTTTTCTTCTCACAGCTTACTGTTCGTGAAACGCTCTCGCTTGCTGCTGAACTTCAGCTTCGCCGCACGTTGACTCCTGAGAGGAAGGAAAGCTATGTTAATGACCTTTTGTTTCGTCTTGGGCTG GTTAACTGTGCTGACTCAATTGTGGGTGATGCAAAAGTACGTGGAATAAGTGGGGGTGAAAAGAAGCGTCTCTCCCTTGCGTGTGAACTGATTGCTAGCCCTTCTATCATCTTTGCAGACGAACCAACTACTG GTCTTGATGCGTTCCAGGCAGAGAAGGTCATGGAAACTCTTAGACAGCTTGCAGAAGATGGACACACGGTGATATGTTCTATACATCAGCCAAGAGGTTCAGTTTATGGCAAATTTGATGATATTGTACTACTGTCAGAGGGAGAAGTTATATACATGGGGCCAGCAAAAGAGGAACCGTTATTGTACTTTGCATCATTGGG GTATCATTGTCCAGATCATGTGAACCCTGCTGAGTTCTTGGCTGATCTCATTTCTGTTGATTATAGTTCTGCTGAAAGTGTGCAGTCATCACGGAAAAGGATTGAAAACCTCATTGAAGAATTTTCTAATAAAGTTGCAATTACTGAAAGCAACAGTTCGCTGACAAATCCAGAAGGCTCTGAATTTTCTCCCAAACTTATTCAGAAGTCCACCACCAAGCATAGACGTGGGTGGTGGAGACAATTCCGTTTGCTGTTTAAGAGAGCATGGATGCAG GCTTTCCGTGATGGACCAACAAACAAAGTGAGAGCAAGAATGTCCGTTGCTTCAGCAATCATATTTGGATCTGTGTTCTGGCGAATGGGGAAAACTCAGACTTCCATACAAGACAGGATGGGACTTCTTCAG GTAACTGCTATAAACACAGCAATGGCTGCACTGACAAAGACAGTAGGAGTTTTCCCGAAAGAGCGGGCTATAGTTGACAGAGAACGGGCCAAAGGTTCCTATGCACTAGGACCATACCTTTCTTCTAAGTTGTTGGCTGAAATTCCTATTGGGGCTGCATTCCCATTGATATTTGGATCCATTCTTTATCCAATGTCTAAACTTCATCCTACATTTTCTAG ATTTGCCAAGTTCTGTGGCATCGTGACTGTTGAATCATTTGCTGCATCAGCCATGGGCCTTACTGTTGGAGCTATGGCTCCTACAACAGAAGCCGCCATGGCCCTTGGACCATCCCTTATGACAGTTTTCATTGTATTTGGAGGATACTATGTTAACCCTGATAATACCCCCGTCATTTTTCGCTGGATCCCAAAAGTATCCCTAATTAGATG GGCCTTCCAAGGGCTTTGCATTAATGAGTTCAAAGGTTTGCAATTTGAGCAACAGCATTCCTATGACATTCAAACTGGTGAACAG GCCCTGGAGAGGTTTTCATTAGGAGGAATCCGCATTGCAGACACGCTTGTGGCACAGGGTAGAATTCTGATGTTCTGGTACTGGTTAACCTACCTTCTTCTGAAGAAAAACAGGCCAAAGTATCAGCAGCTTCTACCACCATCTGAGGAAGATCAAAATAAGCAGCAAGTTAAGGAAGTGAAATGA
- the LOC9272685 gene encoding beta-glucuronosyltransferase GlcAT14A has protein sequence MGAADKWLLPLVSVSFVSLLLFLSALSGFSASSSLFARLPPPSYVRRGAAAPPSFAYVLSGGRGEGRKLLRLLLAVYHPRNRYLLHLSADAPESERVELAAAVSRAAPAVRAFGNVDVVGRPTAGTPMGSSGLAATLRAAAALLRLDSEWDWFVTLNAADYPLVTQDDLIHVFSSVPRHLNFIDHTSDIGWKETQRVQPIIVDAGIYLAGRNQFFQATEKRDTPDGFKFFTGSPWVILNRRFIEYCIFGWENLPRTLLMYFTNVMLPQEGYFHSVVCNSDFRNSTVNSDMRYMEWDDPPQMEPHFLNTTHYDEIVESGVPFARKFRENEPLLDKIDERVLHRWRHRPVPGAWCTGRKRWFNDPCSQWSNVNIVRPGPQAEKFRKHMNQIIEESASGNNSCKQ, from the exons ATGGGAGCCGCCGACAAGTGGCTCCTCCCGCTCGTGTCGGTCTCCTTCGTCTCGCTGCTGCTCTTCCTCTCCGCGCTCTCGGgcttctccgcctcctcctcgctcttCGCGCGCCTCCCGCCGCCCTCCTACGTCCGCCGCGgggcagccgcgccgccgtccttcgcGTACGTGCTGTcgggggggagaggggaggggaggaagctgctgcggctgctgctcgcGGTCTACCATCCCAGGAACCGCTACCTGCTCCACCTCTCGGCCGATGCGCCCGAGTCCGAGCGCGTCGagctggccgccgccgtgtcgcgcgccgcgcccgccgtgcGCGCCTTCGGGAATGTCGATGTCGTTGGCCGCCCCACCGCTGGCACACCGATGGGATCCTCGGGACTCGCGGCTACGctccgcgccgcggccgcgctgcTGCGCCTGGATTCCGAGTGGGACTGGTTCGTCACGCTCAACGCCGCCGACTACCCCCTTGTCACCCAGGACG ACTTGATTCATGTCTTCTCCTCAGTGCCAAGGCATCTCAACTTCATCGATCACACTAGTGATATTGGATGGAAAGA GACTCAGAGAGTGCAACCAATCATAGTAGATGCTGGAATATACTTGGCAGGAAGAAATCAGTTCTTCCAAGCCACAGAGAAACGTGATACTCCTGATGGTTTCAAATTCTTCACAG GTTCTCCGTGGGTCATTCTAAATCGACGGTTTATAGAGTATTGCATATTTGGTTGGGAGAATCTCCCTCGAACTCTTCTCATGTACTTCACAAACGTAATGCTACCTCAGGAAGGGTATTTCCACTCAGTTGTATGCAACTCAGACTTCCGTAACTCCACAGTTAACAGCGACATGCGGTATATGGAATGGGATGATCCACCCCAGATGGAACCCCATTTTCTGAACACGACACATTATGATGAGATAGTGGAGAGCGGAGTGCCTTTTGCTAGAAAGTTTCGGGAGAATGAACCGCTGCTGGACAAGATTGATGAAAGAGTACTCCACCGTTGGCGTCACAGACCTGTTCCTGGTGCCTGGTGCACAGGCAGAAAAAGGTGGTTCAATGATCCATGCTCCCAATGgagcaatgtcaacattgtaaGACCTGGTCCCCAGGCTGAGAAGTTCCGCAAACATATGAATCAGATCATAGAGGAATCTGCATCAGGCAACAACTCATGCAAGCAATAG
- the LOC4326044 gene encoding uncharacterized protein, producing MAMSSSMSLLTSPAELGRRGPALKARRSSPAACCAFRRDQYSGGALVDSSMAVLRRRMREARMAENNYEAPAGWSAWEKRYYPAYVSDVSAAVGALQLLLMGTRPSVAIAAAALLFAGVPVSAVAAVHHLAQLAAESAVLLQHHVVP from the coding sequence atGGCCATGTCGTCGTCGATGTCATTGCTTacgtcgccggccgagctcgGCCGGCGCGGGCCGGCGTTGAAGGCGAggaggtcgtcgccggcggcgtgctgCGCCTTCCGGCGAGACCAGTACAGCGGCGGGGCGCTGGTGGACTCGAGCatggcggtgctccggcggagGATGAGGGAGGCGAGGATGGCGGAGAACAACTACGAGGCGCCGGCGGGGTGGTCGGCGTGGGAGAAGCGGTACTACCCGGCGTACGTCTCCGACgtgtccgccgccgtcggcgcgctgcagctgctgctcatGGGCACCCGCCCcagcgtcgccatcgccgccgccgcgctgctgtTCGCCGGCGTGCcggtctccgccgtcgccgccgtgcaccaCCTGGCGCAGCTGGCGGCGGAGTCCGCCGTGCTCCTGCAGCACCACGTCGTTCCTTGA